The proteins below are encoded in one region of Cytophagales bacterium:
- a CDS encoding DUF1611 domain-containing protein: MRKAIDGNAIVYCEGAFNTPNGKTAHGLVRFTERYEVLGVIDSNYAGQDAGEVLDGKKNGIPIFGSLREALKLLGDIQYFVMGLAPDGGRLPFHARQDVLEAIENKLNVDSGLHDFMYKDPGLVNLAKANGCTLRDIRKTPERDELHFFTGKIEEVSCLKLTVLGTDSAVGKRTTAWIIVHGLRAAGKKAEMIGTGQTGWMQGAKYAMVMDSLINDFVSGEIEHAVHEAWRNEDPDAIVIEGQGSLMNPAYPGGFEILAAGRPDFVILQHAPRRLEYDGFPGYPIQPIKEQMAAIEMISGKKVLAITLNHEGMESNEIASECQKLEDETGLLCTDVLHEGPEKLVNLVMQQL; encoded by the coding sequence ATGAGAAAAGCAATAGATGGCAATGCGATCGTGTACTGCGAAGGCGCATTCAATACACCCAATGGCAAGACAGCTCATGGATTAGTCAGATTTACAGAGCGCTATGAGGTACTTGGGGTGATAGATTCAAACTACGCAGGTCAAGATGCAGGAGAAGTATTGGACGGTAAGAAAAATGGTATCCCCATATTCGGCAGCCTCCGGGAGGCACTTAAGTTGCTGGGTGACATTCAGTACTTTGTGATGGGCCTTGCCCCTGATGGCGGAAGACTTCCCTTTCACGCAAGACAGGACGTATTGGAAGCCATAGAAAACAAATTAAATGTGGATTCGGGGCTTCACGACTTTATGTACAAAGATCCTGGCCTGGTAAACCTGGCCAAAGCCAACGGCTGCACGCTTCGAGACATTCGGAAAACTCCTGAGAGAGATGAGTTGCATTTTTTCACGGGTAAAATTGAAGAGGTCAGTTGCCTCAAGTTAACGGTACTGGGCACCGACTCAGCTGTCGGTAAGCGGACTACAGCCTGGATCATCGTTCATGGATTAAGGGCTGCAGGCAAGAAGGCTGAAATGATCGGTACAGGCCAAACAGGCTGGATGCAGGGCGCTAAATATGCGATGGTCATGGATTCCCTGATCAACGATTTTGTGAGTGGTGAAATTGAACATGCCGTGCATGAGGCCTGGAGAAATGAGGATCCGGATGCTATTGTCATTGAGGGTCAGGGTAGCCTGATGAATCCGGCGTATCCTGGTGGATTCGAAATCCTGGCTGCAGGAAGGCCCGACTTTGTCATTTTGCAACATGCTCCACGTCGATTAGAGTACGACGGATTCCCTGGTTATCCGATTCAGCCCATCAAAGAGCAGATGGCTGCCATTGAAATGATCTCCGGGAAAAAAGTCCTTGCCATTACCTTGAATCATGAAGGTATGGAATCCAATGAGATCGCAAGTGAATGTCAAAAACTGGAAGACGAAACTGGACTATTGTGTACTGATGTACTTCATGAGGGTCCCGAAAAATTGGTCAATTTAGTCATGCAGCAACTATGA
- a CDS encoding pyridoxal-phosphate dependent enzyme: MKHLNPAPTSNTISPESKKLSEMVQDRTLSLVDRVECYEDIINIEVGDTSLSRARNLEREAGIRQLYLKFEGGNPTGTQKDRIAFAQCLDALRRGYDSIAVATCGNYGASVALAASLAGLKCIIHIPKNYHTERIAEMENFSAEVHRIAGSYEDTVRISSEMAASHEWYDANPGGANTPLQIMAYAEIANEIYDQLRDAPKIVAVPVSNGTLLAGIYRGFVSLYKRGKTSRIPLMIAASSTRKNPIVQSFKKGLQNCVDLVPEKIKETAVNEPLINWHSFDGEEALYAVRQSKGNAFNISDEKMLKTSRLLKEKEGLHVLAASTAGLVALLQADQENEFESDRYVAILTSRK, from the coding sequence ATGAAACATTTAAATCCGGCACCCACGTCCAATACCATTTCACCCGAATCCAAAAAGTTGAGTGAAATGGTGCAGGATCGGACCCTGTCTCTGGTAGATCGGGTAGAATGCTACGAAGACATCATCAACATAGAGGTAGGCGACACCTCTTTATCACGAGCCCGCAACCTTGAACGAGAGGCAGGAATCAGGCAGCTCTACTTGAAATTCGAAGGAGGCAATCCCACCGGAACACAAAAGGATCGCATTGCATTTGCACAATGCCTGGATGCCCTTAGACGGGGCTACGATTCCATTGCTGTTGCTACTTGTGGCAATTATGGTGCTTCAGTGGCATTAGCAGCGAGTCTGGCTGGACTTAAATGCATCATTCACATCCCCAAAAACTATCATACCGAGCGCATCGCCGAAATGGAAAATTTCAGCGCTGAAGTGCATCGGATCGCCGGATCTTATGAGGATACCGTACGGATTTCAAGTGAAATGGCTGCCAGTCATGAATGGTACGATGCCAACCCCGGAGGTGCCAATACACCCCTGCAGATCATGGCTTATGCCGAGATCGCCAATGAGATCTATGATCAGTTGCGGGATGCCCCAAAAATCGTGGCGGTCCCTGTATCCAATGGAACCCTACTCGCCGGTATTTACCGGGGCTTTGTCAGTCTGTATAAACGCGGAAAGACTTCAAGAATACCCCTGATGATAGCAGCATCATCCACCAGAAAGAATCCAATTGTTCAATCCTTCAAAAAAGGACTCCAAAACTGCGTGGACCTTGTTCCTGAAAAGATCAAAGAAACAGCCGTAAACGAGCCCCTGATCAACTGGCATAGCTTCGATGGAGAAGAAGCTTTATATGCAGTCCGGCAATCAAAAGGAAATGCATTCAACATCAGCGATGAGAAAATGCTGAAGACGTCCAGGCTCCTTAAAGAAAAAGAAGGCCTCCATGTACTTGCCGCTTCTACGGCGGGATTAGTGGCCCTTTTACAAGCAGATCAGGAAAACGAATTCGAATCCGATCGCTACGTGGCGATCCTTACCAGTAGAAAATGA
- the groL gene encoding chaperonin GroEL (60 kDa chaperone family; promotes refolding of misfolded polypeptides especially under stressful conditions; forms two stacked rings of heptamers to form a barrel-shaped 14mer; ends can be capped by GroES; misfolded proteins enter the barrel where they are refolded when GroES binds) has protein sequence MAKEIVFDVTARDKMKRGVDVLANTVKVTLGPRGRNVLIQKKFGAPAVTKDGVSVAKEIELKDRIENMGAQLLKEVASKTADDAGDGTTTATVLAQSIFSHGLKNVAAGANPMDLKRGIDQAVATVIEDLKQQSKAIQNTREIAQVATISANHNESIGEMIADAMAKVGQDGVITVEEAKGTETEVTIVEGMQFDRGYLSPYFVTDTEKMEAVLEDAFILIFEKKISSMKDLLPILEKAVQTGKPLLIIAEDIDGEALATLVVNRIRGTLKVAAVKAPGFGDRRKAMLEDIAILSGGVVISEEQGYKLENATLDHLGRAEKVIIDKDNTILVNGNGQKSSIKERINQVRVQIENTTSDYDKEKLQERLARLSGGVAVLKVGAATEIEMKEKKDLVDDALHATRAAVEEGTVSGGGVAYIRAIQALDKLTGANEDQNTGINIVRAALEAPLRCIVENAGLESSIVVRKVRDGQADFGYDAREGKYVHMIETGIIDPTKVTRLALQNAASIASLLLTTACVVTDLPEKATRSGLPDMGMGDY, from the coding sequence ATGGCGAAAGAAATAGTTTTTGATGTCACCGCTCGTGACAAGATGAAAAGAGGTGTCGACGTACTTGCCAACACCGTAAAAGTGACACTAGGTCCCAGAGGCAGAAATGTCCTGATTCAAAAGAAGTTCGGTGCCCCTGCGGTAACAAAAGATGGTGTATCCGTTGCCAAAGAGATTGAACTGAAAGACCGGATAGAAAACATGGGTGCCCAGTTGCTCAAGGAAGTAGCTTCAAAAACAGCCGATGATGCCGGGGACGGCACGACTACTGCGACAGTTTTAGCTCAGTCCATTTTCTCGCATGGATTGAAAAACGTGGCAGCGGGAGCCAACCCAATGGACCTGAAAAGAGGGATCGATCAGGCTGTAGCCACAGTGATCGAAGATCTGAAACAGCAGTCAAAGGCCATCCAGAATACCAGAGAAATCGCACAGGTTGCCACCATTTCGGCGAATCACAATGAGTCCATAGGCGAAATGATCGCGGATGCAATGGCCAAAGTAGGCCAGGATGGTGTGATCACTGTAGAAGAGGCCAAAGGCACTGAAACAGAAGTGACCATCGTGGAGGGTATGCAGTTTGACCGAGGTTACCTGTCCCCATATTTCGTCACTGACACAGAAAAAATGGAAGCGGTGCTCGAAGATGCATTCATCCTCATCTTCGAGAAGAAGATATCTTCGATGAAGGACCTGTTGCCAATTCTTGAAAAAGCTGTGCAAACAGGAAAACCACTTCTGATCATTGCGGAAGATATTGATGGCGAAGCATTGGCTACACTGGTCGTAAACAGGATCAGAGGCACATTGAAAGTAGCGGCTGTAAAGGCTCCAGGTTTTGGTGACCGACGCAAGGCCATGCTGGAGGATATTGCCATACTCTCCGGAGGTGTGGTCATCTCCGAAGAACAGGGATACAAGCTCGAAAATGCGACATTGGACCATCTTGGACGAGCTGAAAAAGTGATCATAGATAAGGACAATACCATACTGGTCAACGGGAATGGTCAAAAAAGCAGCATTAAGGAGAGGATCAATCAGGTCCGGGTTCAAATAGAGAACACCACCTCCGACTATGACAAAGAAAAGCTTCAGGAGCGACTTGCCAGATTATCCGGGGGTGTGGCTGTGTTGAAAGTAGGCGCTGCCACCGAAATTGAGATGAAGGAGAAAAAGGACCTGGTGGATGATGCTCTGCATGCCACTCGTGCGGCTGTGGAGGAAGGCACGGTCTCAGGCGGTGGAGTCGCCTACATTCGTGCTATTCAGGCGCTGGATAAGCTTACCGGAGCAAACGAAGATCAGAACACGGGTATCAATATTGTTCGTGCGGCCCTGGAAGCCCCGCTTCGATGCATAGTGGAAAATGCCGGACTGGAAAGCTCAATAGTGGTCCGGAAAGTCAGAGATGGACAGGCAGACTTTGGTTATGATGCGAGGGAAGGCAAATATGTCCATATGATTGAAACAGGGATCATTGACCCTACGAAAGTGACTCGTCTGGCCTTGCAAAATGCAGCTTCTATCGCCTCATTGTTGCTGACTACTGCGTGTGTGGTTACGGACCTGCCTGAAAAAGCGACCCGAAGTGGACTCCCGGATATGGGAATGGGCGATTACTAG
- a CDS encoding co-chaperone GroES gives MSTINFKPLADRVLVEPVPAEEMTSSGIIIPDTAKENPQQGQVVAVGPGTKDNKMTLCKEDVVLYGKYAGTEIQLQGKAYLIMKVTDVYGVISAEEVLEESLV, from the coding sequence ATGTCAACAATAAATTTCAAACCATTGGCAGATCGGGTTCTGGTGGAGCCTGTTCCTGCCGAAGAGATGACCAGCTCAGGGATCATCATACCTGATACCGCTAAGGAAAACCCGCAGCAAGGTCAGGTTGTCGCCGTAGGGCCAGGGACCAAAGACAACAAAATGACGCTTTGTAAGGAAGATGTCGTGTTGTACGGAAAGTATGCTGGTACGGAAATACAACTACAAGGAAAAGCATACCTGATCATGAAAGTGACAGATGTCTACGGCGTGATCAGTGCGGAGGAAGTATTGGAGGAAAGTCTAGTCTGA
- a CDS encoding Hsp20/alpha crystallin family protein has product MNLLTKRGDLFPSVFGNFFDDFFKDDFMTPAFVGNNVPAVNVSEEKDQYKIEVAAPGMEKDDFKLNLDHRVLTISCEKKKEEEKKEKKYTRKEFSFTSFKRAFTLPESVNAEKIDASYKEGILHINLQKKAEAQKAEAKAIKIS; this is encoded by the coding sequence ATGAACCTGTTAACAAAAAGAGGGGATTTGTTCCCTTCAGTTTTCGGAAACTTCTTTGATGACTTCTTCAAAGATGACTTTATGACCCCTGCCTTTGTAGGCAACAACGTCCCTGCAGTAAACGTGAGCGAGGAGAAAGATCAATACAAGATAGAGGTGGCTGCTCCCGGAATGGAGAAGGATGATTTTAAACTGAACCTGGATCATCGTGTATTGACGATCTCTTGTGAAAAGAAAAAAGAAGAGGAGAAAAAGGAAAAGAAGTACACTCGAAAGGAGTTTAGCTTCACATCCTTCAAGCGGGCTTTCACGCTTCCTGAATCCGTGAATGCGGAGAAAATCGATGCTTCTTACAAAGAGGGTATCCTGCATATCAACTTGCAGAAGAAAGCTGAAGCACAAAAAGCCGAAGCCAAAGCCATTAAGATCTCATAG
- the cutA gene encoding divalent cation tolerance protein CutA yields the protein MILLHITTYRKEQVDEIIPLLTKKRLITGVTVVDATSFLTGKSEPEAVASSLIICRSKVLLFSTIERLLKELYGAELPAIYAMPIVNMDLHHEKLLRKRLIEV from the coding sequence ATGATCCTCTTACACATCACGACTTATCGCAAAGAGCAGGTGGACGAAATTATCCCCTTACTGACTAAAAAACGGCTGATCACCGGAGTGACCGTAGTGGATGCCACTTCCTTTCTAACAGGGAAAAGCGAACCAGAAGCTGTGGCTTCCAGTCTTATCATTTGCCGAAGTAAAGTGCTCCTGTTTAGTACCATCGAGCGGTTACTGAAAGAGCTGTACGGCGCGGAGCTACCGGCCATCTACGCCATGCCCATTGTGAACATGGACCTTCATCATGAAAAACTGCTAAGGAAGCGATTGATAGAGGTTTGA
- a CDS encoding N-6 DNA methylase encodes MLEEGTLASGLVAVQESSSLESLSVDEFISVESARKYKADFVYFRKFENRPSIPQVFIYDFTTKIESEHELINLHRQLYSAALVPMFFVFTKKDVRIFNCFDSPSKGDQLVYKPLKTIAFASELSKAVHKKTQKEYEAFSARYFDNGTFWEESKYSSYFKFSNSAYEKLLTELKQALRDIIKSKMLPATVARKVMVTSILIRYLEEREDNEGRKVFPEEFFARFVSNGQNFTDVFAVRGAYLKLLDYLAKHFNGGIFQVDDKIRQILSQADLSRFGLFLEGKAEGMQRVLWKLYSFNDLPVELISNIYEEFLGKQPGVVYTPPFLVNFLLDEAMPLQSDVTDFKILDPACGSGVFLVGAFRRLIHRWRANNNWENPSLSTLKKLLKKNIFGVELNEDAADLTIFSLSLALCDELTPLQIWEELQFDNLREDNIIYDDFFRVLGTDRIPEDFDLIIGNPPFEEELTHAAKLVDNKAFIDRNSTFQKKSDFVKLPGNQISLLFLEQSLKHCKKGGLICQIQPTGPLLYNNTSVKFRRLLLESYHVPQIIDFTHINRILFGKKGDVGTAAIFLQNQSPSSENLLHVTVRRTKPHKEKLFFELDSYDFHYIPRQLALDDSLIWKSNFIGGARVHHLINRLSKSKSLKEYLSERVSRGWVASEGFTAATSRDIEKLKRLSNGDDEDEFRKFEKKLSAPFISNKRFLPTEALTNDGIKRELLQDHSPTKYFHSKGKKNVYEAPHILIKEAVVDMSVPMAFCTDDLSFKHRIVGIHAPEESKQELRRLYEVLSNSKVNLFYFAGTSSEFMINRSSAFLKKDLDNFRIPDEGQDFLLSEFENILINDFWKFLLEFRRKGETSKILTQDADLTDLHKFQDIYCKILSKIYPTIRPYEHFETNSFICCPFYFGEKSPQIDFSNTTVTEQHLQELVRKSLNTNLRLTRIVRMYNSNVIYLIKPKKLRYWLQSIALRDADETFTDLRKQGY; translated from the coding sequence ATGCTGGAAGAAGGAACACTTGCTTCCGGTCTTGTGGCTGTTCAGGAATCTAGCTCTCTGGAATCCCTTTCTGTCGACGAATTCATCTCAGTTGAAAGTGCGAGGAAGTACAAAGCTGATTTTGTTTACTTTCGGAAGTTTGAAAATCGCCCTTCTATTCCGCAGGTTTTCATTTACGATTTCACCACTAAAATTGAGAGTGAGCATGAATTAATCAATCTTCATCGCCAACTCTATAGTGCAGCTTTAGTTCCAATGTTCTTTGTCTTCACTAAGAAGGATGTACGGATTTTTAATTGCTTCGATAGTCCTTCGAAGGGAGATCAGTTAGTATACAAGCCTCTTAAAACCATCGCGTTTGCTTCCGAACTCTCTAAGGCCGTTCATAAGAAGACACAAAAAGAATATGAGGCCTTTTCTGCGCGATATTTTGATAATGGAACATTCTGGGAAGAGTCTAAATACAGTAGTTATTTTAAGTTCAGTAATAGCGCTTATGAGAAACTACTGACTGAACTCAAACAAGCTCTTCGGGATATTATAAAATCAAAGATGTTACCCGCGACTGTGGCCAGAAAAGTCATGGTAACTTCTATTCTAATAAGGTATCTCGAAGAAAGAGAAGATAACGAGGGAAGAAAAGTATTCCCTGAGGAATTCTTCGCGCGTTTTGTTTCGAATGGTCAGAATTTTACGGATGTATTTGCTGTTCGAGGAGCCTATTTAAAGTTGTTAGACTATTTAGCGAAACACTTCAACGGAGGAATATTTCAAGTAGATGACAAAATACGTCAGATTCTTTCTCAGGCTGATCTCTCTAGGTTTGGGTTGTTTTTAGAAGGCAAGGCTGAGGGAATGCAAAGGGTTTTGTGGAAATTGTATTCTTTCAACGATTTACCTGTCGAATTGATCAGCAATATCTATGAAGAGTTTTTAGGAAAGCAACCAGGCGTGGTTTATACACCTCCATTTTTGGTGAATTTTCTTCTGGATGAAGCCATGCCCTTGCAATCAGATGTCACCGATTTCAAGATTTTAGACCCGGCTTGCGGCTCTGGAGTATTTCTGGTAGGGGCTTTTAGGAGATTAATACACAGATGGAGAGCAAATAACAATTGGGAAAACCCATCACTTAGTACACTAAAAAAACTTTTAAAGAAGAACATCTTTGGTGTAGAATTAAATGAAGACGCGGCTGATTTAACGATTTTCAGTTTAAGCCTTGCACTTTGTGACGAGTTAACCCCACTACAAATTTGGGAAGAACTTCAATTTGACAACCTTAGAGAGGATAATATCATTTACGATGATTTCTTTAGAGTTTTAGGTACTGATAGAATTCCTGAGGATTTTGATTTAATCATTGGAAACCCTCCGTTTGAAGAGGAACTAACTCATGCTGCTAAACTAGTAGACAATAAAGCCTTCATCGACAGGAATAGCACTTTTCAGAAGAAATCAGATTTCGTCAAATTACCAGGCAATCAGATTTCCCTTCTTTTTCTTGAGCAATCACTGAAGCATTGTAAAAAGGGAGGTCTGATCTGTCAAATTCAACCAACTGGTCCATTACTTTACAACAATACATCCGTTAAGTTCAGAAGACTACTATTGGAAAGTTATCATGTACCACAGATTATTGATTTTACCCATATCAATCGAATCCTATTTGGGAAGAAGGGAGATGTTGGTACAGCAGCGATCTTTCTTCAGAATCAATCACCTTCATCGGAAAATTTGTTACATGTTACTGTTAGGAGAACAAAGCCGCATAAGGAGAAATTATTTTTCGAACTGGATAGCTATGATTTCCACTACATTCCAAGACAATTAGCATTGGATGATTCTCTAATTTGGAAATCAAACTTTATTGGTGGGGCAAGAGTACATCATCTGATAAATAGACTATCTAAGAGTAAATCGTTAAAAGAGTATTTATCGGAAAGAGTTTCAAGAGGATGGGTTGCGAGTGAAGGCTTTACTGCAGCAACTAGTAGAGATATTGAAAAATTGAAACGATTAAGTAATGGTGATGATGAAGATGAGTTTCGAAAATTCGAAAAGAAACTAAGTGCTCCATTTATTTCGAATAAGAGATTTTTACCCACTGAAGCTCTTACTAACGATGGCATCAAAAGAGAACTTTTGCAGGATCACTCGCCAACAAAATATTTTCACAGTAAAGGTAAAAAGAATGTATACGAAGCTCCACATATTCTAATAAAGGAGGCAGTAGTAGATATGAGTGTTCCTATGGCCTTTTGTACTGATGATCTCAGTTTCAAACACCGTATTGTTGGAATACATGCTCCTGAGGAATCGAAGCAAGAATTAAGAAGACTTTATGAAGTACTGTCCAATTCTAAAGTGAACTTATTCTATTTTGCTGGAACAAGTTCAGAATTCATGATTAATAGATCCTCTGCATTTTTGAAGAAAGATCTTGATAATTTTCGGATTCCAGATGAAGGCCAAGACTTTTTATTGAGCGAGTTCGAAAACATTCTAATCAATGATTTTTGGAAATTCCTACTTGAATTCAGAAGGAAAGGAGAAACTTCAAAAATTTTAACCCAAGACGCGGATTTAACAGACCTACACAAATTCCAAGATATTTATTGTAAGATTTTAAGTAAAATTTATCCTACAATCAGACCTTACGAACATTTTGAAACGAATTCCTTTATCTGTTGCCCTTTTTATTTTGGAGAGAAATCACCACAAATTGATTTTTCAAACACCACAGTTACAGAACAACACTTACAGGAATTAGTTAGGAAAAGTCTAAATACCAATTTAAGGCTCACCCGGATAGTAAGGATGTACAATTCCAATGTAATCTACCTTATCAAACCCAAGAAGCTTAGGTATTGGCTTCAATCCATCGCACTGCGCGATGCAGATGAGACTTTTACTGATTTGAGGAAACAAGGATACTGA
- a CDS encoding JAB domain-containing protein produces the protein MTIELPEDHSVKILNADDLFEIMVSILLREDKIDRDKEHFWVVGLANNQKLLFIELISLGTVNKTLVEPMEVFSVALQKRAVRIILVHNHPSGELKPSDADKDLTDRLIQVGKIVNTPVYDHLIITRKSFLSFKDVDLMDKLELSRKYVPPYVQMEKVKKELTEQAEERNTIKIAKEMKREGQPVEQIARITGLSLEDVKALRVRRKSAS, from the coding sequence ATGACCATAGAACTTCCCGAAGACCACAGTGTTAAGATCCTGAATGCCGATGATCTTTTTGAGATCATGGTGAGTATATTATTGCGAGAGGATAAGATTGATCGAGATAAAGAGCACTTCTGGGTAGTTGGTTTGGCTAACAATCAAAAGCTATTGTTCATTGAACTGATCAGTTTGGGAACGGTGAACAAGACACTGGTAGAACCTATGGAAGTGTTCAGCGTGGCACTGCAAAAGCGGGCGGTTAGGATCATTCTAGTACACAATCACCCCTCAGGAGAACTCAAGCCCTCTGATGCTGATAAAGACCTTACAGATCGCCTGATTCAGGTTGGGAAGATCGTGAATACGCCTGTATATGATCACCTAATCATTACCCGAAAATCTTTTCTAAGCTTCAAAGATGTGGACTTGATGGACAAGCTGGAGCTGAGTAGGAAATATGTCCCTCCTTATGTTCAGATGGAGAAAGTGAAAAAGGAATTGACGGAACAGGCTGAAGAAAGGAATACGATCAAAATAGCTAAGGAGATGAAACGAGAGGGTCAGCCTGTCGAACAAATTGCTCGAATTACTGGCTTGAGTTTGGAAGATGTCAAGGCATTGCGAGTAAGGCGAAAGTCTGCTTCTTAA
- a CDS encoding MarC family protein, which translates to MIESFLGAFSALFSVANPLGAIPVFLMLSEDATHAERKQQALKIAFFMILILVSFFFAGNLILSFFGIEIDHVRIAGGILICISAMNLLGKDAYKGKPMAKEVQEEGRHKEDITFTPMAMPLLSGPGSIALMISMYGPTSKTGFIGIIGILLAVVLVAGVTALILIFSARLNKFLGKGGMAALSRMMGFITLSIGISMILSGLVAVFR; encoded by the coding sequence ATGATAGAATCATTCTTAGGGGCATTCAGTGCCCTCTTTTCGGTAGCGAATCCACTTGGTGCCATCCCTGTTTTCCTGATGCTCAGCGAAGACGCTACTCATGCAGAAAGGAAACAACAAGCTCTGAAAATCGCATTCTTCATGATCCTGATCCTGGTTAGTTTCTTCTTCGCCGGAAACCTCATTCTGAGCTTCTTTGGCATCGAGATCGATCACGTGCGCATAGCAGGAGGTATCTTGATCTGTATCTCAGCCATGAACTTGCTTGGTAAAGACGCTTACAAAGGAAAACCCATGGCGAAAGAGGTACAGGAAGAAGGCAGGCACAAAGAAGACATCACTTTCACACCCATGGCTATGCCTCTACTATCTGGACCGGGATCCATCGCTCTCATGATCAGTATGTACGGCCCCACCAGTAAGACGGGCTTCATCGGGATCATAGGGATTTTGCTGGCAGTGGTACTGGTAGCAGGAGTTACCGCCCTCATACTCATTTTCTCCGCCAGACTGAATAAGTTTCTGGGTAAAGGCGGGATGGCCGCCCTTTCCCGGATGATGGGTTTCATCACTTTGTCTATTGGTATCAGTATGATCCTGAGTGGGTTGGTTGCAGTGTTCAGGTGA
- a CDS encoding DUF2141 domain-containing protein, whose protein sequence is MLYLTLCSLLSMLPMPAENPTLTIEFENIRFSEGQLLIGIYQDEASWKKRKPAREFTTSKAELQNGKMILHLTDLPAGSYGLAVLDDSNGNEIVDMGFVFPKEGFGFSNYVHNTLSLPQFKNFVFDLKESYTVKVKFRYL, encoded by the coding sequence ATGCTTTATCTGACTTTATGCTCATTGCTGAGCATGTTACCAATGCCTGCCGAGAATCCAACACTCACAATCGAGTTTGAGAACATTCGTTTCTCCGAAGGCCAACTACTCATTGGTATTTATCAGGATGAAGCCAGCTGGAAAAAGAGAAAGCCTGCCCGTGAATTCACGACTTCCAAAGCCGAACTTCAAAATGGCAAGATGATACTACACCTCACAGATCTTCCGGCAGGTAGCTACGGCCTGGCAGTGTTGGATGATAGCAATGGTAATGAGATTGTGGACATGGGTTTTGTTTTCCCGAAAGAAGGCTTTGGCTTCTCCAACTACGTTCACAACACCCTGAGCCTGCCGCAGTTCAAAAATTTTGTATTCGACCTGAAAGAATCCTACACAGTAAAAGTAAAATTCCGATACCTGTAA
- a CDS encoding PepSY-like domain-containing protein, with product MKAQKSIFLFILAIVAIIWTASAKEITPNAKIKTAFEKKFSNTRNVVWEKGTDGDFLASFDTEDGEVEAAFAKDGSWLYTKTEIWHETLPEVIQEYLEEEYADAMIMSTMTYEDPATTLEYILTLSIEEELEVEEEDWEQEVPEPTYLKLTFDEQGEFLSEETIDS from the coding sequence ATGAAAGCTCAAAAATCAATTTTCTTGTTCATTCTCGCGATAGTCGCCATTATATGGACAGCCAGTGCTAAAGAGATTACCCCTAATGCCAAAATCAAAACTGCGTTCGAAAAGAAATTTTCGAACACAAGGAATGTGGTCTGGGAGAAAGGCACTGATGGAGATTTCCTTGCTTCATTCGATACAGAAGATGGAGAGGTAGAAGCCGCATTCGCAAAAGATGGCTCCTGGTTGTACACGAAAACAGAGATCTGGCATGAAACATTGCCAGAAGTCATTCAGGAATACCTGGAGGAAGAATATGCAGATGCCATGATCATGTCCACAATGACCTATGAAGACCCGGCCACTACACTGGAATACATTCTGACTCTTTCCATAGAAGAAGAGTTGGAAGTAGAAGAGGAAGATTGGGAGCAGGAGGTTCCGGAACCAACTTATCTGAAACTTACATTCGACGAACAAGGAGAGTTCCTTTCTGAGGAAACCATTGATTCGTAA